One part of the Tenacibaculum sp. 190130A14a genome encodes these proteins:
- a CDS encoding class I SAM-dependent methyltransferase, with the protein MKLGENIASEFNEFAKDYTNDMIRCVPYYEKLILSFTQYLPEGFSPHSILELGSGNGNVTATLLQHFPNANYTLVDASKEMIDLCKLRFKGFSMIYSNSYFNEFHFNENHYDLIVAGFSLHHCNEEEKQVIFENIYSSLKPNGIFSCSDLMINKKCPEHSDLLKNWEAFVLSNYPTREKWEWLMEHYNTFDNPTNYNTQMEWLKKIGFSKVHTPFREEYWTYLQAIK; encoded by the coding sequence ATGAAGTTAGGAGAAAACATAGCATCTGAATTTAACGAATTTGCGAAAGACTATACGAATGATATGATTCGTTGTGTTCCTTATTATGAAAAATTAATACTTAGCTTTACACAATATTTACCTGAAGGTTTTTCTCCTCATTCAATCTTAGAACTTGGAAGCGGAAATGGTAATGTAACTGCTACTCTTTTACAACATTTCCCAAATGCAAATTATACTTTAGTAGATGCTTCAAAAGAAATGATTGATTTATGTAAGCTACGATTTAAAGGTTTTTCCATGATCTATTCAAATTCTTATTTCAATGAATTTCATTTTAACGAAAATCATTACGACTTGATAGTAGCTGGTTTTAGCCTACATCATTGTAATGAAGAAGAAAAACAAGTAATTTTTGAAAACATTTATTCTTCTTTAAAGCCTAATGGCATATTTTCTTGCAGTGACTTAATGATCAACAAAAAGTGTCCAGAACATTCAGATTTATTAAAAAATTGGGAAGCATTTGTATTAAGCAATTACCCTACTAGAGAAAAGTGGGAATGGCTAATGGAGCACTATAATACTTTTGACAACCCTACAAATTACAATACCCAAATGGAGTGGTTAAAAAAAATAGGTTTTTCAAAAGTGCACACTCCTTTTAGAGAAGAATACTGGACATACCTACAAGCAATCAAGTAA
- a CDS encoding amidohydrolase family protein, whose product MKKLLAILLVCLSVTSIKGQELVSQEWTSINQVISLSKVKEVRFTGFLKQKSMKKKVFSFLWMRTAKEDGEMGWYSNSQEVYEGSENWEKVTISHQVTEEDVKLFFGVVSYGEGDFYYDDFKLEVQNGSGEWIAVNVVNNGFEDEVKNENIIGWKEGTNEKEKKVREFEIKSSTNAVYKGKRSLLMMGRNIYQDEGENAFVKVTSDAENINSDDVLITNVNYVDVLKGKIKKGNILVKDGKIVAISKKTIKNTDVFVINGEGKWLIPGLVDAHIHMFQSGGLYTRPDVIDLTTFRPYEEERTWLRKNAPDILKRYLKAGVTSVIDVGGPMYNFDIRNKLSDINEYPNLYLAGPLVSTYQPAAYKDVSDAPILKAKTKEEAVAMVKNQLEHKPDFIKIWYIARGKEEANKNFDLVKATIAESHKNGLKVAVHATQLHTAKLAVKAGADILVHSVDDEEVDDEFIKMLKEKNIVYVPTMIVSKNYQKSFAQSIKFSSEDFEITNPLTIGWLQDVFHLNDKNLKRYKEYYSKEENKERGIKEEKLMRKNLKKLNEAGVIIATGTDAGNIGTLHASSYYDEIAAMKKSGLSNIDIIKASTINGAKVLGKENMLGSITKNKLADLVLLNNNPIENLEALKNISHIVKAGRVYTPEKVIYNTPEQLAQQQLNAYNAGDIDAFLAPYSEDVEIYNFPNTLTNKGKDKIRPGYKEMFEKYPNLHCELVKRIVNKNTVIDHERITGIGEGSFTAIAIYKIEKGKIAKVYFVRN is encoded by the coding sequence ATGAAAAAATTGTTAGCAATTCTTTTAGTGTGTTTAAGTGTAACCAGTATAAAGGGACAGGAATTGGTGTCACAAGAATGGACTTCCATTAATCAGGTAATTTCTCTTTCTAAAGTAAAAGAAGTTAGGTTTACTGGTTTTTTAAAACAGAAATCAATGAAGAAGAAGGTGTTTTCTTTTTTATGGATGCGTACCGCAAAGGAAGATGGAGAAATGGGGTGGTATTCTAACTCACAAGAAGTATATGAAGGTTCAGAAAATTGGGAAAAGGTGACAATATCTCATCAAGTAACAGAAGAAGATGTAAAATTGTTTTTTGGAGTGGTCAGTTATGGAGAAGGAGATTTCTATTATGATGATTTTAAACTAGAGGTACAGAATGGTTCAGGAGAATGGATAGCAGTAAATGTAGTGAATAATGGTTTTGAAGATGAGGTGAAAAATGAAAACATTATTGGATGGAAAGAAGGAACCAATGAAAAGGAAAAGAAAGTAAGAGAGTTTGAAATAAAATCAAGTACAAACGCTGTTTACAAAGGGAAACGAAGTTTATTAATGATGGGTAGAAATATTTATCAAGATGAAGGTGAAAATGCCTTTGTAAAAGTAACGAGTGATGCAGAAAATATAAATAGTGATGACGTATTAATTACCAATGTGAATTACGTTGATGTTCTTAAAGGTAAGATCAAAAAAGGAAACATTTTGGTAAAAGATGGTAAGATTGTAGCTATTTCTAAAAAAACAATTAAGAATACAGATGTTTTTGTGATTAATGGGGAAGGAAAATGGTTAATTCCGGGTTTGGTAGATGCTCATATTCATATGTTTCAATCAGGAGGATTATATACAAGGCCAGATGTGATTGATTTAACAACGTTTAGACCCTATGAAGAGGAAAGAACATGGTTAAGAAAAAATGCTCCCGACATCTTGAAAAGATATTTAAAAGCTGGAGTTACTTCGGTAATAGATGTTGGGGGACCAATGTATAATTTTGATATAAGAAATAAATTATCTGATATTAATGAATATCCGAATCTATATTTAGCGGGGCCTTTAGTTTCAACATATCAACCTGCTGCCTATAAAGATGTTTCAGATGCCCCAATTCTTAAAGCAAAAACAAAAGAAGAAGCGGTTGCAATGGTTAAAAATCAGTTAGAACATAAACCTGATTTTATAAAAATTTGGTACATCGCTAGAGGGAAGGAAGAAGCAAATAAGAATTTTGATCTTGTGAAAGCAACGATTGCCGAAAGTCATAAAAATGGATTAAAAGTGGCAGTACATGCAACACAATTGCATACTGCAAAATTAGCTGTAAAGGCAGGTGCTGATATTCTAGTTCATAGCGTTGATGATGAGGAAGTAGATGATGAATTTATTAAAATGTTGAAAGAAAAGAACATTGTATATGTTCCAACAATGATTGTTTCTAAAAATTATCAAAAGTCTTTTGCTCAAAGTATAAAGTTTAGTTCAGAAGATTTTGAAATAACCAATCCGTTAACAATCGGTTGGTTACAAGATGTTTTTCATTTAAACGATAAAAACTTAAAACGTTATAAAGAGTACTATTCTAAGGAGGAGAATAAGGAAAGAGGAATAAAGGAAGAAAAGTTAATGAGAAAAAACTTGAAAAAGTTAAATGAAGCAGGGGTTATTATTGCTACTGGTACCGATGCAGGTAATATTGGAACATTACATGCTTCATCTTATTATGATGAAATAGCAGCAATGAAAAAAAGTGGACTTTCTAATATTGATATCATTAAGGCTTCGACAATTAATGGAGCAAAAGTATTAGGGAAAGAAAATATGTTAGGAAGTATTACTAAAAACAAATTAGCAGATTTGGTTCTGTTGAATAATAATCCGATAGAAAATTTAGAAGCATTAAAAAATATATCTCATATAGTAAAGGCAGGAAGGGTGTATACACCAGAAAAAGTTATTTATAACACACCAGAACAATTAGCTCAACAACAGTTAAATGCATATAATGCCGGAGATATTGATGCATTTTTGGCTCCTTATAGTGAAGATGTTGAAATCTATAACTTTCCAAATACTTTGACCAATAAAGGAAAAGATAAGATAAGACCTGGATATAAGGAGATGTTTGAAAAATACCCAAATTTGCATTGTGAATTAGTAAAAAGAATTGTAAACAAAAACACAGTGATAGATCACGAGCGAATTACAGGAATAGGAGAAGGTTCGTTTACTGCTATTGCAATTTATAAAATAGAAAAAGGTAAGATAGCAAAAGTCTATTTTGTAAGAAACTAA
- a CDS encoding VOC family protein: MSSKNTTESFNHTTEGFVSPEYIRNRFSRIMSDMYKEEVPLYGELLDLVHGINENVLSESKEVKQHLAHTGEITRLDMERHGAIRLGKPYELFTMRRLFKVMGMYSVGYYDLAPAGVPVHATAFRAIESTALNQAPFRVFTSLLRIDLIDDVQLRSNVESILENRQIFTEQALELIDKSEKEGGLNKEDAETFVQEALETFRWHDTATVDYKMYEALLNQHRLIADVVAFKGPHINHLTPRTLDIDKVQVSMEARNIPPKDNIEGPPARKCPILLRQTSFKALTEKVTFKDNIENEEMGEHKARFGEIEQRGAALTQKGLDLYHELLNKTRKAIGGSPTAENADEYNQLLAENFKVFPDNYSELQSEELAYFHYFTTDKAKNISKEKEYTKVDVKQLLEDGYLTIEPMVYEDFLPVSAAGIFASNLGTDDAKREYQGTSNQELFENDLGEPVYKLTKWYEDMQDETIKKCLAEINA, encoded by the coding sequence ATGTCATCAAAAAACACAACAGAAAGTTTTAATCATACCACTGAGGGATTTGTCTCTCCAGAATACATTCGTAATCGATTTTCTAGGATTATGTCTGACATGTACAAAGAAGAAGTACCATTATACGGTGAGTTACTTGATTTGGTTCATGGAATTAATGAAAATGTTCTTTCAGAATCAAAAGAAGTTAAGCAACATTTAGCACACACTGGAGAAATAACTCGATTAGATATGGAGCGTCATGGAGCTATCCGTTTAGGTAAACCTTATGAGTTATTTACCATGAGACGTTTATTTAAAGTTATGGGAATGTACTCTGTTGGATACTATGATTTAGCACCAGCTGGTGTACCTGTACATGCTACAGCATTTAGAGCTATTGAAAGTACTGCTCTTAATCAAGCTCCTTTTAGAGTTTTCACCTCTTTATTACGTATCGATTTAATTGACGATGTACAACTTCGCAGCAATGTTGAAAGTATTCTAGAAAATCGTCAAATTTTTACAGAACAAGCTTTAGAGCTAATCGATAAATCTGAAAAAGAGGGAGGTTTAAATAAAGAAGATGCTGAAACTTTTGTTCAAGAGGCTTTAGAAACTTTTCGTTGGCATGACACTGCTACGGTAGATTACAAAATGTACGAAGCGTTATTAAATCAACATAGGTTAATTGCCGACGTAGTTGCATTTAAAGGACCACACATCAATCACCTAACTCCTAGAACTTTAGACATTGACAAAGTACAGGTAAGTATGGAAGCTCGTAATATTCCACCAAAAGATAATATAGAAGGGCCTCCTGCTAGAAAATGTCCAATTTTATTACGTCAAACTAGTTTTAAAGCATTAACCGAAAAGGTTACCTTTAAAGACAATATTGAAAATGAAGAAATGGGAGAGCACAAAGCTCGTTTTGGAGAAATAGAACAACGTGGTGCTGCTTTGACACAAAAGGGGCTTGATCTATATCATGAATTACTAAATAAAACTCGTAAAGCGATTGGTGGTTCTCCAACTGCTGAAAACGCTGATGAATACAACCAATTATTAGCAGAAAACTTTAAAGTATTTCCTGATAACTATAGCGAGTTACAATCTGAAGAATTAGCGTATTTCCACTATTTCACAACCGATAAAGCCAAAAACATTTCTAAAGAAAAAGAGTATACAAAAGTAGATGTAAAGCAATTGTTAGAAGACGGTTACTTAACGATAGAACCAATGGTTTATGAGGACTTTTTACCAGTAAGTGCAGCAGGAATTTTTGCTTCAAACTTAGGTACAGATGATGCAAAACGAGAATACCAAGGTACCTCTAATCAAGAATTGTTTGAAAATGATTTAGGTGAACCTGTTTATAAATTGACCAAATGGTATGAAGATATGCAGGATGAAACCATTAAAAAATGTTTAGCAGAAATAAATGCTTAA
- a CDS encoding Lrp/AsnC ligand binding domain-containing protein has translation MKDQFDYIDQQILLKLRKDARKAYSQIAEELKVSNSLIHQRIKKLNAEGVIQNAEFILDEKKLGYKTKSYTGIRLREARFAKDVIKELEKIDEIVECNFVSGNYAIFILIYARDNEHLRKILYDKVHLINGVAGTDTFICFDTGFKRNVPIG, from the coding sequence TTGAAAGATCAATTTGATTATATAGACCAACAAATACTTCTCAAGCTTCGAAAAGATGCTCGTAAAGCCTATTCGCAAATAGCAGAGGAGCTAAAAGTATCAAACTCTTTAATTCACCAGCGTATTAAAAAGTTAAACGCTGAAGGTGTCATTCAAAATGCCGAATTTATTTTAGACGAAAAGAAATTAGGTTATAAAACCAAATCTTATACTGGAATTCGTTTACGTGAAGCACGTTTTGCCAAAGATGTTATAAAAGAATTAGAAAAGATTGATGAGATAGTAGAATGTAATTTTGTTTCTGGTAACTATGCAATATTCATTTTAATATATGCAAGAGATAACGAACATCTTAGAAAAATACTCTACGACAAAGTTCATTTAATAAATGGTGTAGCTGGTACCGATACTTTTATTTGTTTTGATACTGGTTTTAAACGTAATGTTCCAATAGGTTAG
- a CDS encoding diphthine--ammonia ligase gives MNTTAAVLWTGGKDCALAFYKAQQKGYIITHLVTFTPENPDFKAHNLSLIQKQVATIGLPHLLLTVKAPMQESYEDNIATLKKQYKIDTLITGDIDEVQNHDNWIEKCCQKSGMLVYNPLWKKDRNELLNELISKNFKIIFSLVKKPFFNKNWVGKVIDSTVIEELKKLNIDICGENGEYHTMVLDTPFFSQELKIDSYTITEHEHYFYLNKQLTTS, from the coding sequence ATGAATACAACGGCAGCAGTTTTATGGACTGGAGGAAAAGATTGTGCCTTAGCTTTTTATAAAGCACAACAAAAAGGGTATATCATTACTCATTTAGTAACATTTACTCCTGAAAACCCAGATTTTAAAGCACATAATTTATCTTTAATTCAAAAGCAAGTAGCAACTATTGGGCTACCACATCTTTTACTAACAGTAAAAGCTCCCATGCAAGAAAGTTATGAGGATAACATAGCTACCTTGAAAAAGCAATATAAAATTGACACTTTAATTACTGGTGATATTGATGAAGTTCAAAATCATGATAATTGGATTGAAAAATGTTGTCAAAAATCGGGAATGTTAGTCTATAATCCACTTTGGAAAAAAGACAGAAATGAATTACTCAATGAATTAATCAGTAAAAATTTCAAAATTATATTCTCATTGGTTAAAAAACCATTTTTTAATAAGAATTGGGTAGGAAAAGTAATCGACTCAACTGTTATAGAAGAATTAAAGAAATTAAATATTGATATTTGTGGTGAAAATGGAGAATACCATACGATGGTATTAGATACTCCTTTTTTTTCACAGGAGCTAAAAATAGATTCATATACTATTACTGAACATGAACACTATTTTTACCTTAACAAACAACTAACAACATCATAA
- a CDS encoding FAD-binding and (Fe-S)-binding domain-containing protein has protein sequence MIQKAQLQSLEKSLTGELFFDDLHKNIYATDASVYRKIPLAVAYPKNKKDIQQLIEFATKHQITLIPRTAGTSLAGQCVGDGIVVDVSKHFTNILAFDEQAKTITVEPGIIRDDLNRFLKPFGLFFGPNTSTSNRCMIGGMVGNNSSGSTSIRYGVTRDKVVAIDGLLSDGSEVTFEEISSQEFRTKSLQDNLEGKIYKSIFFELSSKENQDEIKKEFPKESIHRRNTGYAVDEFLTSNLFGGNQDYINPAKFLSGSEGTLVFSTAITIQLDDLPPTQSIMVCPHFTSVNESLKATVTAMNHKLYACELMDKVILDCTKNNREQAKNRFFLQGDPEAVLMLEVSAETIEEAEILADKLIEDLKVNNFGYHYPKVYGEDIAKVHYLRKAGLGLLGNIVGDMKAVACIEDTAVALEDLPEYIEEFTQIMDKYQQEAVYYAHAGAGELHLRPILNLKKQEDVVLFRKITTETAELVKKYQGSFSGEHGDGIVRAEFIPLMIGDKNYELLRRIKKAFDPNNVFNKGKITDAFPMDQSLRYIIDRQEPEIETIQDFSDSEGILKLAEKCNGSGDCRKSPEAGGTLCPSYRATRNEKETTRARANTLREVLTNNTAKNKFDSKELKQVLDLCLSCKACATECPSNVDIASMKAEFLYQYQETNGYSFRSKLFANNAKYNKLGSKFPNLTNFFTNTIVAKKVMGVATERSVPKLAKQPLDAWLKSHQTKASNKTVYLFNDEFTNYYDAEIGKDAVIVLEKLGYEVKTITHEESGRSYISKGFLKEAKEIANKNVATFKTLISDQTPLVGIEPSAILTFRDEYIRLADDKANAENIAKHTFTIEEFLASEHKKGNIDTSLFTPENKELKIHGHCHQKALSSTHASFSILNIPNNYKVTIMNTGCCGMAGSFGYEKEHYKVSMQVGEDTLFPKIRNCSEATEIVAAGTSCRHQIYDGTKRIAKHPITILKEALS, from the coding sequence ATGATACAGAAAGCACAATTACAAAGTTTAGAAAAATCGTTAACTGGCGAATTATTCTTTGACGATTTACATAAAAATATATATGCTACCGATGCTTCGGTATATCGTAAAATTCCTTTGGCTGTTGCCTATCCAAAGAACAAAAAGGATATTCAGCAATTAATTGAATTTGCTACAAAACATCAAATAACTTTAATTCCACGTACAGCCGGAACTTCATTGGCTGGACAATGCGTTGGAGACGGAATTGTGGTAGACGTTTCTAAACACTTTACCAATATTTTAGCTTTTGACGAACAAGCAAAAACAATAACCGTTGAACCAGGAATCATTAGAGACGATTTAAATCGTTTCTTAAAACCCTTTGGGTTGTTTTTTGGTCCAAACACCTCAACATCAAACCGATGTATGATTGGAGGAATGGTTGGAAACAATTCTTCTGGAAGTACTTCTATTCGCTATGGTGTTACCCGTGATAAAGTAGTAGCTATTGATGGTTTATTAAGTGATGGTTCTGAAGTTACGTTCGAAGAAATTTCTTCTCAAGAATTTAGAACAAAATCCTTGCAAGACAATCTTGAAGGAAAGATATATAAATCTATTTTCTTTGAATTAAGCTCTAAAGAGAATCAAGATGAAATAAAGAAAGAATTTCCAAAAGAAAGCATTCATAGAAGAAATACTGGATATGCAGTAGATGAATTCTTGACTTCCAATTTGTTTGGAGGAAATCAAGATTACATAAATCCTGCTAAATTTTTGTCAGGAAGTGAAGGTACTTTAGTTTTCTCAACAGCTATTACGATTCAATTAGACGACTTACCTCCTACACAGAGTATTATGGTTTGTCCGCACTTTACTAGTGTAAATGAAAGTTTAAAAGCGACTGTTACTGCCATGAATCATAAGTTATATGCTTGTGAGTTGATGGACAAGGTAATTTTAGACTGTACGAAAAATAACCGTGAACAAGCTAAGAATCGTTTTTTCTTACAAGGAGATCCAGAAGCTGTATTAATGTTGGAAGTTTCTGCAGAAACAATCGAAGAAGCAGAAATTTTAGCTGATAAATTAATTGAAGATTTAAAAGTTAATAACTTCGGATATCACTACCCAAAGGTATATGGTGAAGATATTGCCAAAGTACATTATTTAAGAAAAGCTGGTTTAGGTTTATTAGGAAATATTGTAGGTGATATGAAAGCTGTTGCATGTATTGAAGATACAGCTGTAGCTTTGGAAGATTTGCCAGAATATATCGAAGAATTTACCCAAATCATGGATAAATACCAGCAAGAAGCAGTTTATTACGCACATGCTGGAGCTGGAGAATTACACTTACGTCCAATCTTAAATTTGAAAAAGCAAGAAGATGTAGTCCTATTTAGAAAAATCACTACAGAAACTGCTGAATTGGTAAAAAAGTACCAAGGTTCTTTTAGTGGTGAGCACGGAGATGGAATTGTACGTGCTGAGTTTATTCCATTAATGATTGGAGATAAAAACTATGAATTGCTAAGACGTATTAAAAAAGCATTTGACCCAAATAACGTATTCAACAAAGGAAAGATTACAGATGCTTTTCCTATGGATCAAAGCTTGCGTTATATAATAGATAGACAAGAACCTGAAATAGAAACCATTCAAGATTTTTCTGATAGTGAAGGTATTTTAAAACTTGCTGAAAAATGTAATGGTTCTGGTGACTGTAGAAAATCTCCAGAAGCAGGTGGTACTTTATGTCCTAGTTATAGAGCAACCAGAAATGAAAAGGAAACTACAAGAGCTAGAGCAAATACTTTAAGAGAAGTACTCACCAATAACACTGCTAAAAACAAATTTGATTCTAAAGAATTAAAACAAGTTTTAGATTTATGCTTAAGTTGTAAAGCCTGTGCTACTGAATGTCCGAGTAATGTTGATATTGCTTCAATGAAAGCAGAATTTTTATATCAATACCAAGAAACAAACGGATATTCTTTTAGAAGCAAACTCTTTGCAAACAACGCAAAATACAATAAGCTAGGAAGTAAATTTCCTAACTTAACGAACTTCTTTACCAATACAATCGTTGCAAAAAAAGTAATGGGAGTAGCTACCGAACGATCAGTTCCTAAACTTGCAAAACAACCATTAGATGCTTGGTTAAAAAGTCATCAAACTAAAGCTAGTAATAAGACGGTTTATCTTTTTAACGATGAGTTTACCAATTATTATGACGCCGAAATTGGAAAAGATGCTGTAATTGTTTTAGAAAAGTTAGGGTATGAAGTTAAAACAATCACTCATGAAGAAAGTGGACGAAGTTATATTTCTAAAGGTTTTTTAAAAGAAGCCAAAGAAATTGCAAACAAAAACGTAGCTACTTTTAAAACTTTAATCTCAGACCAAACTCCTTTGGTTGGAATTGAACCTTCTGCTATTTTAACTTTTAGAGATGAGTACATCCGTTTAGCTGATGATAAAGCAAATGCTGAAAATATTGCTAAACACACTTTTACTATAGAAGAATTTTTAGCTTCTGAACATAAAAAAGGAAATATAGATACTTCTTTATTTACACCTGAAAATAAAGAATTAAAAATACATGGACATTGCCATCAAAAAGCATTGTCTAGCACCCATGCTTCTTTTTCTATTTTAAATATTCCAAATAACTATAAAGTTACCATTATGAACACAGGATGCTGTGGTATGGCGGGTTCTTTTGGGTATGAAAAAGAACATTATAAAGTAAGTATGCAAGTTGGTGAAGACACCTTATTCCCAAAAATTAGAAACTGTTCAGAAGCTACAGAAATTGTAGCTGCAGGAACCAGTTGTCGTCATCAAATCTACGATGGAACTAAACGCATAGCAAAACACCCTATTACAATTTTGAAAGAAGCCTTATCTTAG
- a CDS encoding MFS transporter, with amino-acid sequence MQNKNKITSMLSLIIAGEAIFLLPFILMRVFKPVIREAFLITDAQIGEAQALYGITAVISYFFGGFIADKWEAKKLLTLSLVLTALGGIWMLFIPSIIGLKFLYAFWGISTILLFWAALIKATRQWGNENNQGLSFGLLDGGRGFFAATTALSGAAILSFFFPKSGTITLEDKITTLQYIIGAITTIVIFVAIFVWFSLPKNEFNQEDKKEFQFDFKKALLLIIQPKVIFHSFIIFCAYCAYKLTGTYGTYAKDVWNYSLEEATYFAVFIQYLRPIAAISIGWIADKFIPSKLIIPCFTVLVIMSSILGFIGNVPFYLSFTTFVFMAFGTYALRGLYFAIIEETKTPIQLTGTLVGIISVVGFTPDIFMSLFIGYMLGDNPTITEYQNLFSYFSIIPIVGLLATIGFKKTSIRL; translated from the coding sequence ATGCAAAACAAGAACAAAATTACATCTATGCTTTCCTTGATCATTGCAGGGGAAGCTATTTTTTTATTGCCTTTTATCTTAATGCGTGTTTTTAAACCGGTAATTAGAGAGGCATTTTTAATTACGGATGCACAAATTGGAGAAGCGCAAGCCTTATATGGCATTACAGCTGTAATATCGTATTTCTTTGGAGGATTTATTGCTGATAAATGGGAAGCCAAGAAACTTCTTACACTTTCATTAGTACTCACCGCTTTGGGAGGAATATGGATGCTTTTCATCCCTTCTATTATTGGATTAAAATTCTTGTATGCATTTTGGGGTATATCTACCATCCTTTTATTCTGGGCCGCTTTAATTAAGGCCACCAGACAATGGGGTAATGAAAACAACCAAGGATTGTCATTTGGTTTACTAGATGGAGGTCGAGGTTTTTTTGCAGCAACTACTGCCCTATCTGGTGCAGCAATTTTAAGTTTTTTCTTTCCAAAAAGCGGAACAATAACTCTTGAAGACAAAATAACAACTTTGCAATATATTATAGGAGCTATTACAACAATTGTAATATTCGTTGCAATCTTTGTTTGGTTTTCGCTACCTAAAAATGAATTCAACCAAGAAGACAAGAAAGAATTTCAATTCGACTTTAAAAAAGCCCTATTACTCATTATTCAACCAAAAGTAATTTTTCATTCATTTATTATTTTTTGCGCCTATTGCGCTTATAAACTCACTGGTACCTACGGAACATATGCCAAGGATGTTTGGAATTACTCTTTAGAAGAAGCAACTTATTTTGCAGTATTTATACAGTATTTAAGACCTATTGCAGCAATCTCTATAGGTTGGATTGCTGATAAGTTTATTCCATCTAAGTTAATCATCCCTTGTTTTACCGTTTTGGTAATTATGTCTTCAATATTAGGTTTTATAGGGAACGTTCCGTTTTACCTATCGTTTACCACTTTTGTGTTTATGGCTTTTGGCACCTATGCTTTAAGAGGTTTATATTTTGCGATTATTGAAGAAACCAAAACACCTATACAACTTACAGGAACTTTGGTTGGAATTATTTCTGTTGTTGGATTTACTCCAGATATTTTCATGTCGCTTTTTATCGGTTACATGCTAGGCGATAACCCAACCATAACAGAATATCAAAATTTATTTTCTTATTTTTCAATTATCCCTATCGTAGGTTTATTAGCTACCATTGGCTTTAAAAAAACTTCAATTAGACTATAG
- the ctlX gene encoding citrulline utilization hydrolase CtlX, which yields MQQTTNTILMVRPANFRMNEQTAVNNYYQQELSGMLPASINAKAQQEFDAFVEKLRAVGVEVVVIEDTKEPNTPDALFPNNWISFHKNGDVGIYPMFAENRRLERREDALEILEEKGFAIENVVDYSEAEEEEIFLEGTGSMVLDRVHRKAYCALSPRADEELFIEFCEDFEYTPVVFTANQTVEGNREEIYHTNVMMCVAETFAVVCLDAIDDKKEKKNLLKHLKTDGKEVIAISEKQVNQFAGNMLQVKGENDQVYLVMSSSAYNSLTKEQLHKIEKHNPIVHSSLETIETCGGGSARCMMAEVFLPKS from the coding sequence ATGCAGCAAACTACAAATACAATATTAATGGTTCGCCCTGCGAATTTCAGGATGAATGAGCAAACGGCGGTAAATAATTATTATCAACAAGAATTATCTGGAATGTTACCGGCGTCAATTAACGCTAAGGCACAACAGGAATTTGATGCTTTTGTTGAAAAGTTAAGAGCTGTTGGGGTAGAAGTAGTGGTAATAGAAGATACCAAAGAGCCAAATACTCCAGATGCTTTGTTTCCGAATAATTGGATTTCTTTTCATAAAAATGGTGATGTGGGAATTTACCCGATGTTTGCTGAAAATCGTCGATTAGAACGTCGAGAAGATGCTTTGGAAATATTGGAAGAGAAAGGTTTTGCTATTGAAAATGTAGTTGATTATTCAGAAGCAGAAGAGGAAGAGATTTTTTTAGAAGGAACAGGAAGTATGGTGTTAGATAGAGTGCATAGAAAAGCCTATTGTGCTTTATCTCCAAGAGCAGATGAAGAACTTTTTATTGAGTTTTGTGAAGATTTTGAATATACGCCTGTGGTTTTTACTGCAAATCAAACGGTAGAAGGTAACAGAGAAGAAATCTATCATACAAATGTAATGATGTGTGTTGCAGAAACCTTTGCAGTTGTTTGTTTGGATGCCATAGATGATAAAAAGGAAAAGAAAAACCTATTAAAGCATTTAAAAACGGACGGGAAAGAAGTGATTGCTATTTCAGAAAAGCAAGTAAATCAGTTTGCAGGAAATATGTTGCAAGTAAAAGGAGAAAATGATCAGGTGTATTTAGTAATGAGTTCCTCTGCTTACAATTCATTAACTAAAGAGCAACTCCACAAAATAGAAAAGCATAATCCAATAGTACATTCTTCTTTAGAAACTATTGAAACATGTGGTGGTGGAAGTGCGCGTTGCATGATGGCAGAAGTTTTCTTACCAAAGTCATAA